In Telopea speciosissima isolate NSW1024214 ecotype Mountain lineage chromosome 10, Tspe_v1, whole genome shotgun sequence, the DNA window AAataacaagagaagaaaaataaattttaacaaGAGTATTTAGCAGGTTTTATTGATATATAACAAGGTTTATTGAACGAAAAGGTTCAAGTAGAACTAATAAGACAACTCCTTCAAATAATCTGAATCAGCTTTACTGAAACTGAAAGCCctacaacaccccccccccccaacaaaaaaagtctcgcccctttatttatttacttttgatGAATAATCTAGTAAAGACCCGACAGTCATTTGCAGTTGATCAAACTATTGCAagccaaggctggagagaagCCTTCATTGCTTGTACCCAAGAAAGAAGAATCGGACTCCTGAAAAACCTTAAATGGTTGTGAATTTTGTGGGTGTATTGTAAACATAAACATATTTGATGTTTGCAAGTGATGTTGGATgattatgttttattttaaattaggTGTTGAATGACTTTATATCATTTAATAGGATGAGCATGGATGATTTTAAGTTATGTGGTGGTCTTTAATTTCATCATTCTTTATGCTTGACTGGTATTTATATTGATGTTAAAATATGTGTGTTGCAGTAATTAGCATGGAAAGTATTGGAAAGTATTTGTGTGTCTTGTGGATAACTCTTAGTTGAAGATGGTAATGTGAATGCGTTCGACAGagatgatattattatatcaACCTTGTTTTCAATCATTATAAAGAAGTCATTGCATACCAGAGAACCCATTAGAGATAGTAGTTTCATTGGTGCTGAATGGGTTAACGAGCTCGTAGTTGGGCATGCAGATAGGATTTATAACTCTTTTAGAATGGAGAGACATGTACTTTTGAATCTCTGTAACTTAATGAAAGAACGAGGTTGGTTGAAAGACAGCCGCTGCATAAGGTGGTTGAACAAATTGGAATTTTCTTGATGATAATTGGTCATATCAGTTCCAATAGAGATGTATCAAAGAGATTCCAACACTTGGGTCAAACGATAAGCAAGTACTTCAACAAAGTGTTGAGAGCTGTCCTCAAATTGGCAAGAGAGGTTATCAAACCGCCATCTTTTAATGAAATTCCATCAGAGattagagaaaaccctaaacacttCCCGTATTTCAAGGTACTCCACTAATCacttacttttacttttaaaggaatgtgttTAGTTATGGAATACAATACCCATTAATCACTTAGTTTTTACCCATGTGAAATCCCAAGACTGCATTGGTGCTATCAACGGCACTCATAAGTGCTTCGGTACCCGAGTCGAAGCAAATACCTTATAGAGGCAGACAGGGAGTGACAACCCAAAATGTCATGTGAGCATGTTCATTTGACATGAAGTTCACGTTCATATATACTAGGTGGGAAGGATCTGCAAAATGACTGCCGAGTCTTTACGACAGCACTTAACACTACTAGATTGCAGTTTCCTCATCCGCCAGAAGGTATTTGTTCATCCTTTTGAAAATACAAACCTAACAAGTTTGGAGTATATTCAAACTGATATTCTTTTTGACAGTGTATTGTAGGGAAATACTATGCTGTGGATTCCGGTTATCTATCTATGCCAGGTTTTTTGACTCCATTCAAAGGAGAACATTACCATTTGCAGGAATATAGAGGTAGAGGAAGGCAAGTTAGAAATGCTAGGGAGCTATTCAACCACAGGCACTCTTCCTTGAGGAATGTCATCAAACGTTCCTATGGGGCGTTGAAAAATCGCTTTCCAATTTTAAGAAACCATTCACAATTCCGCAGCAGAGTTATATCGTTGTTGCATGTTGtgtacatagttgtcatggcgtcctggcgctggagagggctgcatggcgacctacgccatggcgaccctctttgatttcttcttcctgactctctttccctcttcgatttcttcttcctgtcttcgatttcttcttccctcttcgatttcttctttccctcttcaatttctttcgatttcttcttcgatttcttcttcctgtcttctttccctcttcgatttcttcttcctgtcttctttccctcttcgatttctttcgatttcttcttcgatttctgaattttcttcttaaaacttgagaaacaatagagaaaaaataaaacatggcttgagtatacatctattaacacattaaaaatagagaaaataaaaaataaaacatggtcgacatgctcgccatggcaacgccatggcgggcgacatgtcgatatatcgacgtgacatccctccaccgacttggatcgccgtgacgccgtgacaactatggttgtgtAATCCACAACTATATTCGGATAAGTAGTGAGCAGACAAGAACTTTGAATATTATGGAAGGCAGGTTTACCAATAGAATCCCCTGATTTGGATGTAGAGGTGGATGCCCCATTACAGAGGACGACTCAAATGAACATTGTTAGAATAAATATTGCAAACCATTTGGCTATATGGAGCATGGATTGGCTGAGATTTGATAATTGATGTTTacttatattttgttttaatgtGTTGGAACATTATTGTTATATGGATATTGTTACACACACTTTAGTTTATATTTGATACACTTGCATTATTTGGACTTTTTGGGTATTCaatggtattttggtaaatttataGAAGTTTCAGAAACAAAAATTACTGTGCATTAACAAACGTGTTGCTGTTTCTTTTATGgcccagaaatagaaattactcCACATTATCAAACACATTTTTTTGTCCAGAAATTTGGCCCAGAAACAGAAATACCAAAACTTAATTCTGGAACAAAAACAAAGCCCCAGAAACAGAAGTGCTATCATGCAGGCCCTTATTATCCACTAGCAGCAGTTTTGAAAAACCCTCAAATTTTTACAATCATAATCTCTGTAAGTGAACATAAAATACATTTCAGCAAGTTCGTGATAAGGACTCGTATAATTGGAATGTAGATAATTTCTAGACAGAAAGGAAACATCCAGTTCTCTATTTTACACCTACACATGTGTGAAAATAGCAAGTTCATCCATGTACATACACTGATGCACATACTCGCACAGACAGTAGTTTAAATGAAGATCGGCAAAAGTGGGTACAATGTTATATACAATAACAGCCATCCAGTATACTTCTATCTCATGAAAGCTACAGTTATCAGTTCTCCAAAGGAAAATGGACTCTTACATCACTTTGTGATGAAACAAATTAATGTAATGGATTCAGTGATCAGCTTAATGAGACTTACAGTCCGACAATTTCTAGATCCAGGAGTGATGGACATGTTGATAAGGCTGTGCAAAGTGCTGCATTGTCCATTCTGTCAATATTGTAGAGGTGCAATCTCCTCAACAAAGCCCTTccaattggaaaataaaatgagaaaaacaaaatgaCAACTAAAGACCTGGGACACTCACTGCAAATACCAGAATCTTAATTTATTCAAGTACTCAACCATACCCAGCAGCACCACCATCTGAACCTAAAGGTGTCAGACAGGATCTTGTAAGAAAACATGACTCTTTACATTGCCTCGACTTCTTATTGTTCCAAGAATAACCTGATGCATTTACAGAATTCTTGGTGCTAAAAACCATAGGTTGAGAAGATCCTGGAGATGCAGTTGGGCTTGACAATATACCAAGCTTGAGAGACCTGAATATAGGAATGAGTTCATGAGCTTTGCCCCatttgaaaagagaaaggaaaatctGATATGCAGAGGAAGAGACAGAATCTATTAAAATTCGTATATATCTTAAGGATTAGAACATTTCAAGAAACTAAGTCGTAAGACATCAACAAATTATTGATGCCAAGGAATAATAAAGGACACAAAGTAATGAGAATATCACAAGAACATAACAGCCATAGACAAATAGCTTATGAGGCCAAAAATATAGTGACAGTAGTTTAAACCTAACCTACTGAAGGAATGGATCAAACCACAGTATTCAGATAAAGGACTCTTACTGGAGGCCTTTTCCTGCTCTCTGAATCATTGCAGAAACAACTGCATTATTGACCTTTGGGATTATTGACGTTAAGTCAATATTTGAATAGCACAATGGCTCCATGGCACACTTGTTGAACATTGAACAAGTAGCTGCAGCATAACATAGGcttcttgtatcaagtatggaAAATACCTTCATatcagaaagaaaaatcaagaaGCAGTTTGTGAGTTTCCTTAAAAGAAAACAGTTTCAACACTAAAATGCAATGGGCAGCACGTAATTACAGTGAAGTTTCGGTAcaatttaaaaaacagaaaaaagtaaATGTAACTGCTTGAAATGTGATACATAGTTTTCTTGCTGAGTATTCAATTTTGACATCCCCACTTTACATTTATTACAAAATGCAAAGAATAAGATGCAAAAAGGAATACAGACGTTCAATAATGCATTAGAATTTCAAAAGTAATAATATAATagttaaaactaaaaaaattctATCCAACTAAATGCTCCACTTCCTTGCAATCCTCAATATCCCAACATGCCAACTTATGTAATACTCTCAGCATTAATTTAACCATTTCCACCAACTCAACCAATAAAGTTTTGCCTTACAtatagaaaaacaaagaaatgctATTATCCCGGAACTACATACTTACCCATGTCCTTCCGCCCTATCGTATTATCCTTTGTGCAAAATGGAACTATAAAATACAATCAAATTTAAGGAAAGTAAATTATTCTCGATCGACAATCCGCTAAATAATCTCCATACCTTGAATTTAGAAGCAGCAAGTTACCTACGTTTCTGTTAACAAACTAGCATCTAACAAAGAACGATCGCCGGAGGCTTAAACTTCTGAATGCATTACATTGCAACTAAGTAAATGCATTGAATGAATCCATGTTCAATTTCGGATATCATCaggaaataaattaaaaacaattaaagaaaagaCAGAGAGACGTATTCATTGCAATTtacttgaagaagaaaagaacgaAGGAGAAAGGAAACCATACTTTGAGGGTGAGATCAGGTGGAAGGGCCCAAACTATCGAATTATGCTTGGAAGCACGCTTTCTAGCTGATCGGTTACCGGCCTCAACGAGAACAGAACCTAACTTAAGAACCTTATCGATCATAAGGTTTTGTTCAGAATCAGACGCCCTAGATTCAAGAAGCCGCTCGAGAGAGAGGTCGAGAAAGACGGAGGAGGAATCCGAGAGCCCTAGAAAGGCTTCTAATAGATGATCCATCTGTTCTGGTGTCGAAACCCTCGAAAACTCGATCGGAAGAGGATCTCCACCACAGCAGGGTCGTTTCCGTAGGGACGAAGACCGGATGAGCGTATCCATACCGAATGGAGCGGAAGAAATGGTGCGAGAGATGAAGAATAACGAGGTGAGGCTGGTTTCGTtaagaacaaacaaaaaagaggtGACCGTGACACTGGTTTTTTGGCTTCGTTTCACAATCGTCTGAAGgtggtcctttttttttgtttgtttgggaGGAGATCTCTGCCTGGGCCTGTAGCACGCGCACTGGCCAATGGGAGAGCGTGCAAACTTCGCATCCATGGGGGCAGCGTGGTACTTTTGCGTGCTTCTATGTCTTAGTGCAGGAACCACCTGGGTCATGTCACCTGGGCCACatgaccaggtagcattcttccCCCCCCTTTTTGGGGTTCACATTTTTTATGGGGTACCGTAGCCCCTACGTGCACAGGGGCCAATAAGAGCATCGGCATCATGGGGGCCGTACGGTCATTTGGCCCCCCTCTATGTCTGGCATAGGCAGTACACTcccggacctttatcccctgaggttcgctgaccggtatggttgtgcggttcctctcatagtgggggctgaaatgaccagtCCACCTCttgaccgaacacactgcccgggtggggtccaccgtccaccccccttttattagaggcactagagaaCCGTACCGGAcaggggaaccgcaggtgataaaaattctacACTCCCacacagagaacttttctcttTTGTATGGAAGAATGTTTATTGTTCAAAATGACATCCTTACCCCTAGATTGAATCAAAAGGGGGCATTGATTGGCTCTCGCACAAGTGTAGAAGCTGCACACCCGAACAAAAacacttctattttttttatttttcactttttgaaaatagggaaaaggaacgctaaccaATGTTGTGCCCCGGTATGTACCTGAGACAAACATAGCCCAACACGAAAAAGACCGGTGCACCTTTAGTGCTTTCCATCTTTCTAAGGATTGCATCAGTCTTTTTTGCATTGggttgtgtctaggcgtaggtaTACGCCAAAGCACAGcaccagttagcgttctttctccctttgaaATATTATCCCTAATACAGAGTTGTAACATTTTGGCAGGTATCATAAGACACGAAAAAAACACAGtttaaagaaaaagacaagacaaataaaaacaataatGTAATTTGatctcccccccaccccaccccaccccaccccaacccaATTAAACGAAGACGATCACCCGCACATGTAAAGGGCAAATTCGATACTGGCTAGAATCTCAATGTAACAACCTATGATTATACAATGCAAGACTTTTCTCTAAGTAAAGAGATCGCTGCATGGGCCTCTAGAGTTTGCACACACACTGGTCAATGGGAGTTCATGCACAAGCATCACCCTAGATGGGATTTCTGTCTTTTCATGAGGACAGCGTTGTACTTTCGTGTGGTTCTGTGTCCAGCCATAGGAGCCACGTGGGCCACGCAATTACTTATGCGTATTTAACATTCTTCCCTATGTTTTGAGAACTTTTCCGATTCAATATGTGTTATCATCGATGCCATCATATTGGATGTCTTATTTTAGATTACCATCAAGTGTCATAAATTAGACTCTATCTATTCCAAATTTTTGTATGGTTCATCTTTGAGGGAAGAAAGATTCATTTAATTGCTTGCAAGAAAACGTgtcttaaaattttattttattttagagggggtgatttgagttttttcaaaaaccaggaggtgatttgagtttcgtttgaaaatcagggggtgacgtgtaatttacccaataaCTTACTACTTATATTAAGCATAGTTTCAtcccaaattagggttttagaaataTACCAACTTTCTTCTCTTGCAATAATTAATGAGTGATGGAAGAGACTCTCTCATGTCGTTTggtttcttttgattttatcaaACACGAAATAAAGTATGTAATATTTTTTGGTCtattttatatccatctttGACGTAAAAATTGTCAAGGTGTT includes these proteins:
- the LOC122642296 gene encoding F-box protein SKIP17-like, translating into MDTLIRSSSLRKRPCCGGDPLPIEFSRVSTPEQMDHLLEAFLGLSDSSSVFLDLSLERLLESRASDSEQNLMIDKVLKLGSVLVEAGNRSARKRASKHNSIVWALPPDLTLKVFSILDTRSLCYAAATCSMFNKCAMEPLCYSNIDLTSIIPKVNNAVVSAMIQRAGKGLQSLKLGILSSPTASPGSSQPMVFSTKNSVNASGYSWNNKKSRQCKESCFLTRSCLTPLGSDGGAAGALLRRLHLYNIDRMDNAALCTALSTCPSLLDLEIVGLHVELRQTLESVSKNCHFIERLFFESSKTGRDDSLKSPTCIDLVNGCPHLTSLALRGFKLHDYKVRILVKGFRKLKSVDFSTSYSITGTFLRNLGSGSNGSSLEVIILRDCMHLKETEVARFLAAVLAGEFKFLRHLDISNREGLAGEADWYLRRYSPSIIPITRVLEERPEICFLAEFPDETSFIEGDMDSDYSLSLQLSLPFTSSSESSYSSDHGSGNEDGRDVGYVVYEESSDEVDILNT